In Rutidosis leptorrhynchoides isolate AG116_Rl617_1_P2 chromosome 2, CSIRO_AGI_Rlap_v1, whole genome shotgun sequence, one genomic interval encodes:
- the LOC139888371 gene encoding uncharacterized protein has protein sequence MADYLAETAADMPVICDPEKFPAPSPELWELYTNGAASSEGAGAGLILTGPRQEEHTYAMRFNFKVTNNEAEYEALLEGMRIAQELGVKKLQAYVDSQLVANQINGTFDANDKSMQSYMDLVHSLADTFVDLRINQIPRSQNKQADVLKEEATWMTDIIEFLRIGSLPKNEKEAMNIRVKAPNYELRGEILYRISYLGASLRCVGPKEAASIIDEIHKGSCGLHSGSRTDTERISD, from the exons ATGGCAGACTATCTGGCCGAAACAGCCGCCGATATGCCAGTAATCTGCGATCCTGAAAAATTCCCCGCGCCTTCTCCCGAACTGTGGGAGCTCTACACCAACGGCGCAGCAAGCTCGGAGGGCGCTGGTGCAGGTTTGATCCTCACAGGTCCACGTCAGGAAGAGCACACATACGCGATGCGGTTCAACTTTAAGgtgacaaacaatgaggcagaataTGAGGCACTACTAGAAGGGATGCGTATAGCCCAGGAGTTGGGAGTAAAAAAGTTACAAGCCTATGTGGATTCGCAATTAGTCGCTAATCAGATAAATGGCACGTTTGACGCCAACGACAAATCCATGCAATCATACATGGATCTGGTCCACTCTCTAGCTGATACATTCGTCGACTTAAGGATCAATCAAATCCCTAGGAGTCAGAACAAACAGGCGGACGTACTTA AGGAAGAAGCGACTTGGATGACAGACATCATAGAATTCCTGCGAATCGGGTCCTTACCCAAAAACGAGAAGGAAGCAATGAATATCAGGGTGAAAGCGCCAAATTACGAACTGCGAGGGGAAATCCTATATCGAATATCTTATTTAGGCGCGTCCCTACGCTGTGTGGGGCCCAAAGAGGCCGCTTCTATTATTGACGAGATTCACAAAGGATCTTGCGGGTTACATTCAGGGTCGAGGACAGACACCGAGAGGATTAGCGACTAG
- the LOC139888369 gene encoding UTP:RNA uridylyltransferase 1-like, which translates to MEASSLLNERQRMYRRTIPCSKSVLSADDDFVKFYESLIPTEDEMQREGLRKSLKEVVAMLLPQAELFVYGSSATLLGFKTSDINMCVVVDDDANRIEDTLFFLETLATILKDKFDDVKVVKDEVPKLKFKDFKTGIPCDISVNNQLALENTKLVNSYREIDPRLPQLVVIVKKWAKSRGVNDAFKQTRSSYA; encoded by the exons ATGGAAGCTTCTTCTTTACTTAATGAAAGACAGAGGATGTATAGAAGAACTATACCATGTTCGAAAAGTGTACTTAGCGCAGATGATGATTTTGTTAAGTTTTATGAATCTTTAATCCCTACAGAGGATGAGATGCAACGTGAGGGACTAAGAAAATCATTGAAGGAAGTGGTTGCAATGCTGTTGCCCCAAGCTGAATTGTTTGTTTATGGATCGTCTGCAACTTTGTTAGGGTTCAAAACAAGTGATATTAATATgtgtgttgttgttgatgatgatgctAATAGGATAGAAGATACTTTGTTTTTTTTGGAAACGCTTGCTACGATATTAAAGGATAAATTTGATGATGTTAAG GTGGTTAAGGACGAGGTTCCGAAACTGAAGTTTAAGGACTTCAAAACTGGAATCCCTTGCGATATAAGTGTTAACAACCAGCTTGCTCTTGAAAATACAAAGCTTGTTAATAGTTATAGGGAGATAGATCCTAGATTGCCACAGTTGGTCGTAATTGTGAAGAAATGGGCAAAATCAAGAGGTGTTAACGATGCTTTCAAACAAACGCGCTCTAGTTATGCGTGA
- the LOC139888370 gene encoding uncharacterized protein, translating to MYADTAERIRVCQEFQLHAPVSRAPHHPMIPITSLWPFCKWAINIVGPFPKGAGNAEYLVVAIDFFTKWVEAKPLRTITSSEYLRKLLAATANGQCEVTNRDIVHGIKARLGMTRIGWVDELPKVLWAHRTTHKNSTGETPFSLVYGSEAVIPAVITVPTERILSYSEGENDERLCTNLNYAEERREMTTIREATNKQRIAKYYDKCVRSRIYKVGDLVWPDNQASRAQNTGKLGLNWEGPYKVIGISYTGAYKLAELKGNPI from the exons ATGTACGCTGATACGGCAGAAAGGATAAGAGTTTGCCAAGAATTCCAATTGCACGCACCCGTTAGCAGAGCGCCACATCACCCCATGATACCCATCACGTCACTATGGCCGTTCTGTAAATGGGCTATAAACATAGTGGGACCTTTCCCAAAGGGCGCAGGGAACGCTGAATACCTAGTGGTTGCTATCGACTTCTTTACCAAATGGGTGGAAGCGAAACCCCTGCGCACCATTACCA GTTCAGAATACCTAAGGAAATTGTTAGCGGCAACG GCTAATGGCCAATGTGAGGTTACAAACAGAGACATTGTGCACGGCATCAAAGCAAGGTTAGGAATGACGCGCATCGGATGGGTGGATGAGTTACCGAAAGTTCTATGGGCGCACAGAACGACGCACAAGAACAGCACAGGAGAAACACCGTTCAGTTTGGTATACGGTTCGGAGGCGGTAATTCCAGCAGTAATAACCGTCCCAacagaaaggattctgtcatacaGCGAAGGTGAAAATGACGAAAGGCTGTGCACCAATCTGAATTATGCGGAGGAGCGCAGGGAAATGACGACGATCCGCGAAGCCACCAACAAGCAGCGCATAGCAAAATATTACGACAAGTGCGTGCGGTCAAGGATATACAAGGTAGGAGATCTTGTGTGGCCTGACAACCAAGCAAGCAGGGCCCAAAACACTGGGAAGTTGGGGCTAAACTGGGAGGGACCTTACAAGGTCATTGGGATCAGTTACACCGGAGCTTACAAACTAGCTGAGCTTAAGGGCAATCCAATTTAG